The sequence below is a genomic window from Thalassomonas haliotis.
CATATCGGCGGTCAATTCAAAGGTCACGGCATTGGCATTGGCCTCTGTGGCATTTATCCGGGCAGATAACCTTATGGTATTGGCAATCAGGCGGGGTTCAAATTGTTTGATTGCCCTGATCAGGTCCCGTTCGAGTTTATCCCGGCGCAGGGAAGCACTGCTGATCCCGGTTAATTCGCTGAGGCCGTAATTAAGCACGGAGTCAGTGACTTCGGGGTAGTTTTTCTCTGCCAGCAGGGGAGATAAATTACGGGTGTTCAATAACCAGGACAGGTCGCGTTGCAGCGAATTTTTTAACGCTTGGACCGAGATAATACGTTTTTCCCTGGGCTCTGAATTTTTTTCGGGGGCATCGTCGCTCAGGCGGTCAAGCAATGACGGTTGCAACCTTTCCTGCGGGCTGAGTTCAGGCATAAAGTACTTCTCCTTGGATGTTGGCAAGCAGAAGCTGGCTTATGTTTGCTAAGAGCTTGTACCTGTTCATTTCGGGCTGTGGTCCAGGACTATGGTATCGACCCCGGATAAGGCATATTCGTCGTTATCGGTAATAAAGCTTCTAAGTCCCTGGCCTATATAAAAGTTTTCCTCGGGCATTTGCCATGATGTCTTGCTCGCCAGGTCATAT
It includes:
- the tssE gene encoding type VI secretion system baseplate subunit TssE, translating into MPELSPQERLQPSLLDRLSDDAPEKNSEPREKRIISVQALKNSLQRDLSWLLNTRNLSPLLAEKNYPEVTDSVLNYGLSELTGISSASLRRDKLERDLIRAIKQFEPRLIANTIRLSARINATEANANAVTFELTADMWAQPLPLQLYVEAEMDLENGAFSFKGQRTA